A stretch of DNA from Lycium ferocissimum isolate CSIRO_LF1 chromosome 4, AGI_CSIRO_Lferr_CH_V1, whole genome shotgun sequence:
CGGCGACGAGATTCACTAATTACATGACTCGTACATGTCACATCTGGCCATTTGTCTTTATTATAGGACTTGTGTTAGTGGTTGTTACTTCTTTCGCTTATCACTCACGTGACCTTGTTTGTATCTCTGCTTCTTCATCGGATCATATTTCAAGGTTGCGATTTTTTGGATTTGAAGGCCTTGAAACTGACTTCGGATCTCTTGGTGTTCCATGGTGTAAGTTCTTTTGTGAGATTACGTGTATTCACTGTAGATAAAGTTAATGAATTTGCGTATTTATGATATTGAGAAATGAGAGTTTCCTTTCATGTGTTGTTGTTTTTTACTATCCAGAATTGTTTAGATCTGTATTCTTGTGGCGTTGAGTACAGAGGCAAATCTAGAATTGGGTTCACCACTTAAAAAACAGAGAGAAAATGTATTAAATGGGAGTTGATCCCTAGTCCtctaggtaaataactcaacattcaaccaagtgcaccatttaACCTTCTTCTAGTATGAGTTCCAGCAAATAATATTataccaattttaaaaaatatatacataaaatacctagtTTTACAGGGAGACCGTGGGTTCGTGTGCCCCATAATTAGCACACAAATTGGCCCCTTGAGTATTGTGTGTCCGAGGATTTTATGCGTTCCTGATCAGAAATATATGCTCAATTCGCTTGTGATTAAACAGATTATTATGTGACGTGTTTGGCTGTTTTACTTAGCATGATTAGAGCTACATTTAGGgaggacatgaccctagataggaaaatatggaggtcgaggattagggtagaagttTAGTAAGTAGTTGAGCGTTGTCTACTTTGTCCTTCtctttactattattattactctcCTATTTCTGTGATTCTTATTACTATATATGTTGTTTCCTTTGCTTCGATATCgtattatttgttgttgttactgttcTTTTCTACATTATTTGCAACATTTCATCACTGCTGTATTTCTTTTCAAACCCGctttaaaatgttttacttaAGCCAAggggtctattggaaacaacggtaaggtctgcgtacacctaccctccccagaccccacttgtgggatttcactgtgTATGTTGTTGATTAGAGCTACATTTCATTTTTGCTTGTGGTCCAGTTTTCTCTGATTAAAAGAAGTCTCGACGTCTAGTTTACCAAATTTATCTGGATCTTTGGTGGAATCAGGAACTCATAGCCCGCTCTGGCTAGTTTGGGATTACGACCTAGTTGATTGGGTAGAATGGAGAACTGTAAGGTGCGAGTTACTGGATTGCGTTAGTTTTTTTGTTATTATAGACAACCCTCCAATAAGGTGATATAAATATGATTGAAAGCAGCTACTGTGTATTGTTAATGGAAGGGGTTGGTATAATGGCCCGATGGGAACATTTATTAAGTGTGAATTGAGTTTCTGGTTATTTAATAGGTATTTGGTACACTCAGATATGGAACTTGAGGAACTTATTAGCAGCAGTCCTTTTGTGTAATTTTAGTGCTATTATGGGACTATATTTGAGAACGCaggtagctcagttggttgagcatgaggctttcataatggaggtctcaggtttgAAACCCCCCTGCCGTAgtaggggatttgccttctgggtcaagctctctcctgtgtggtttgcgggctATTGCATAGGAGCGGAGTTTAACCTGTGCGCAcccaaagggtagcggctgcgggttccttgtcatattaaaaaaaaaaaaaaaaagaaggtgaaATGATTGTAGATTTTGCCAAGTAGgagtactaattttttttgatagGTCCAAGTAGGAGTAGTAATTTAGTTTCAAAATATAGACTGTTCAGTTACCTGTTTATACCGAGTTTCACTATATTGTTGTTTGATAGATGATCATTTTAAACTTTTAGCATGTGGCATAAAGTGGATGAATTGGTTACTTGCTGCTGCTTCGCAGTTTGTGATTGCCGAATTAAGAATTGTTTATCATCATtacacttcttttcttttttctttttcctgaaTTGTGTCTTAAGTTGTAGCCTCGATCAAGTGTCATTAAATGAAGCAATTATTGCATACATTCATATGCACGCACACGAGAGCATACAcgcatacatagatatatatctgtttttatgtataaaaaatggaTGACCATTTGAATGTTGGAAGGTTTTTTTCCATGCATTCTCTATTTATGAGGAAGCTAGAATCAGTGCAATCATTGATGACAAACAATCAGTTGTAGCTATCTGAACATTTTGGGTTTGAGCATTAGCAGATGATATTAAAATGACCCAATGCAGCTTATAATTTAATCCTTGTCAAAAGGCAGATCGAAACATGATAAATCTGTTGAATGGACCACCAAGGACTTACTCAAAGGTCTGGAGGAGTTTGTGCCAATATACGAGACACGACCTATCAAGAATAACATGTATGGGATGGGTTTTGACCACAGCTTTGGGCTTTGGTTTATTACTCGATGGTTGAAACCAGAGCTGATGATTGAGAGTGGCACTTTCAAAGGACACTCAACTTGGGTCCTGAGACAAGCAATGCCTGATACACCAATCATATCAATTACACCCCGTCATCCAGAGAAATATCTGAAGAAAGGACCTGCTTATGTCGATGGAAATTGCACGTACTTTGCTGGAAAAGACTTTGTTGATTTTGGAAGTGTTGATTGGGCAAAAGTTATGAAGAAACATGAAATCAAGGATCTTAGCAAGGTTCTTATATTTTTCGACGACCATCAAAATGAACTGAAAAGGTATTATGTCTTTTTAGACTGGACGGTCTTGTAGTGTTTTTCTTGATGGAGGATTTCTTGGTCATTTGGTTGGTCTAACTGTAATGCAATAGTACCCATTCTGTCTAATGGTATACCGACTGCAACTTGTTTTGCAAAATTGTTGACTCTACGTCACTTGACTCTCCATTTTGAACTTTGATTGACAGACTAAAGCAAGCACTGAAAGCAGGGTTCAGACATCTTGTGTTTGAGGACAACTATGATACTGGCACTGGAGACCACTATTCTTTTAGGCAGATGTGCGATCAATTTTATGTAAGAGGTGTGTTTCGTTTTGACTTCCTATCTTTTTTCATATGTCAAGACCTAACTGGACATTTAAGTTATTTTGCATTTAATCTTCTTATAAATCTTTTTGCATTTAAGTAATGCTGtttaatttaaatttctatAGAAGTCTATTTCGTTTcagttttatattatatttttcccCCTTTCTAAGTTGATTTAACATATATTGGGAAATTGATACTCGACAATTGAAGAATGATTTTGTGCTACCACATATGCATGTCCAACAATTATCTTCCCTGTTAAAACccttaaaaaaagattttgtgGTTACTCTCACTATGATTCGGGAGACGAATGTATCAATTGAATCAACGTTACAACAAGAGAATCCAAATGAATTGATTGCAAATCTGGGGTATGTAATGTAGCTCattaaatatatcataatttAATATATACTATCATAATTTGAATACGCTATTCATCTCCAAGCGTATAAAAAATACGCAAGTTTGAAACACTAATAGCTGGctaattgattttaaattaaaaattgagaTAGTCTTGATTATGAATTCGGGAAAACTGAGATAACAAGAGAAAAATGTGTAGGAACAAATGGCAAACTCTTGCTCTCGGAAAGAATCTTGTTGTGAAaccaaaaaaataggaaaaaggaagaacaaaaaaTGAAGCTAATGCATTCTAGGACAGTGTCAATAAATGATAAGGCATCTATGCTATAGAGGTAGCAGGGAAGAACACTGCTGGAAATGGAATTGGATTAATGTCCCTTTCTACTTGACAGATGAACTTAGTGTTTCTTAATATGCTTTGAAATTGTGCATTTTCCTCCTTTATGATTTATCATGGACTCATTAGGTTATTTGAAGTTGCTGTGCTACTCAAAATGCATACATGCATAATACATTTTTCTATTTGATATTCAGGTGGGGGTCATAGCTGCTTTAAGGATAGTGATGAAGCTAGGGTTAGATCAAGAAGGAAGAAGTTTTGGGAGAAGGCCGTTGATATTGAGGAACTATGCGGTCCTGGTGAAGCTTGGTGGGGTGTGAGAGGGCAGATGCGTGATGATTTTAACCACAGCAATAAAGCTATTACTTATGCGGAGCATTTTCAAAACAGCAGGTTTGTAGAGTCAGTGTTAGATGTTTACTGGGAGCTCCCGCCTGTGGCTGGTCCTTCACTTACTCATCAGACGAGATACGATCCAGCTCGTGCACAAAGTCCTATTATTGAAGATGGCAGATATAGATTGTTTCAGAGGCTTGGCTTATCTGGACTCGAGACTTCTGTATTCAATGGTTACACTCAAATGGTCTATCTTCAGGTGTCGCAAGAACCTTAATTGGTTTTAGATTTGGTCAAAAATGAGCTTTTTGTTGCCACTGTATTaggtttttgttttgttctttaCATGTATatctcctttctctctctatttcttCAGTTCTTTGGGATGTACTTCTTGAGAGCCACGTGTATCCCTTGTTCATTTGGGCATGGTACTAACGGAATTTGCTCATGCCCTGGTTGTTATAAGTACTACAGTCTACAGCATTATTTACGTGAAGTTTTAGATGTCCAATGGGTGAAATTTGATGCTCTTTACGCAACACGGAATATATGCCAAAACTAGGCCTGCGCACGAATCGGTTCGATTCGGTTTTGTCCATCATcgagttgaaatttcaaattttgactTTCTAAAATTTTCAATCAAACTCGATCCATTCTAGGTTCAATTGGATTCATTTTTTTCGGTTCGGTTACACAAATCGATTTGTTCggtttatttgaaatttaaacaagcaactatttcatttcagttttggagtaaatataacaaaaaataatgagATCCTGAACTTACAGCTTTATAATCAAGACGTTAATCAagaaaaaatcataaacttgcaagcataatagcatataaatagcaaaacaagAGCTTGACAACTTGTGCAAGCATATAAATCCGTCAACACCACATTACATATACCAAATTAGTCATATTAGTCACTAGTGGCATATAAATTCGGTTTGTTCGGATCGGTTCGGTTGATAATTGAAGCAAACCGTATCCGAACAGTTAAATCGTAATATTTTACAATTGCATTTGTAAATCGAAATCGAATTGTATTATTCAAATTAAATTATCCGAATTGTTTCGAATCGATTCGAAAATTTGGATTGAACCAATTTGTGCACAGGCCAAGCCAAAACTGCTGATGTTCGATGGCTCTTCCTTTGCCTCTATTACTCTTAAGCTATATGGcaagaaagaaatataaaaaagatgCATCAAGTGATAGGTCACTTGTATTTATCTTCATATAAAAAAGAGTGATGGTTACCTTGCCTTGTACGGTTGTACCCCTATTTTTAcatctatttaaaaaaaaaaaaaaagaaaaaaagaagcacCCCACTACCGCGCTGTTAGTGTTAAACCAAAAATACCCAGTGGCAAGATTACAAGTTGTTTGGAGAGGTTTGATTGATGAAGAAATTGGGGGTATTTAGACGGTTGAGATTGAAGTACAGAAACTCATGCCATATACTCTCTCTGTACCAAAAAGATTattctcctttcctttttagtctgttccaaaaagattgtcccctttctatatttagaaacaatttaactttatgagatgatttacagacACACAGCTATCTAAAACTTGTTTTGGATCAcacattttaaaagttttcctttgttttttaaattttgtgccaagtcaaaagaggataatttttttgggacgaAGGAGTATCTAATAAATAAGACAGTCGGCACCTAAACCAATTCAAGCAAGGGAAGGGCAACAGAAGCAATCATATGTAAccattttcataatttcctgGGGAGGAGATGGGAGATAGAGGCACAGAGGGTGTCAAGTACGTGGTTATAGAAGTTGCATTTACACATTGAAGGTTCAAGACGAACTCAAGTTACGAGCCAAGAGCTTCTCTTTCTGTTGTTTTTGATTGGACAGTTTTCAGGAGACGTAATGAAAGGCTAAAAGCTTACTCCTATAACAATATCAATTGTGGGAAACCGAAGACTTTAGCCTGCCGTGATGGTTTTAGCAATATGTAAATTGCTTTGAATTTACAAAGAAAGCGTCAATATGTCCGAGTGGTTAAGGAGACAGACTCGAAATCTGTTGGGCTTTGCCTGCGCAGGTTCGAATCCTGCTGTTGACGTCTTCTTTTGGTTCATATGATCATTTTTTGGAGTATTATCTTCTGCAAGATGCGCCTGCAATTTatgaagcaataaataaaatattttttggagtATTATCTTGTGCAAGATGCGCCTGCAAATTATGAAGCAATAAATAAGGGAAAATAACACGCTATGGCATTTTGGGTAAAGTATTTACCCGAAATGGCCATAGttttttttcttacatttttaagccttcatcccatttttaaaaaaaagttattacCCGAGATAGCCACCCCCCCTTCCCCCTCATATCAAACTCCAAGATGctattttttccttccaaatctCTTTCTAATGTTGGTGTTTTTTTAAGGGTAAAGTGTATATAAAACACATACACTATGTTACACTTTTACTGCATAACACTGtagaagtgtgtataaacacctcttatacattattatacatttttatacaagaTTTATATCTTTTATAACGGGGTGCTTTATCCCAAGATTTTGAGTTCGGGGGGTGCTCTATCCCAagaagtgtgtataaacacctcttataagttattatacatttttatacaagatttatacattgtctacattaggtgtataaagttgtatattgttgtataaagtTGTACATTGTTGTATAATGCTGTATATACAAGCTGCAGCCATAATTTGTTGGGTCAtaggtttgtaatttaaaaatatggctatCCAAATGTAATTTTGTGTGCTAAATTGTACATTACTGAAATTTCCCcaataaataagtaatttaagaagcaataaataaaagaataattttactatatgtcacgacccaattcgcgagtcgtggtggcacctacactatccctcccagcaggcgaaccacattaccaataacaagttaaataagcggaaaaaaaaaattaaatgagaagaagttatcaagtcttaaatacttatcataactagaaatgtcacgacatcTCCAAAACCTAatcaaagggtacaagagcgctaaaTATAGTCTGGAATAGAAGTCTGAAAATATTCGAAGGCTACATACTGTATGtcgaataaaagaaaaacagaatTAAATAAGAGGGTCCTTCAGGGGCCACAGATGATcaagtagctcaccctgaataACCGAAAGATGTTACCCTCGCGTATTAGCCACGGGCGTAGGCGGAGTACCGGATCGTACTCGCACTCAACAAAAAGTGCGGCAAAAGTAGTATCGTACAACACTAGTacctggtaagcatcataggccgacaatgattagataacgcatgaagaagtggaaactaacaagtagcacataaaGCAAACATGTATGGTCACGTATCATATACAAGtaaagtgtaaaggaatcatgaaatcaaccaagataGATATAGCTCACCAAATGACCAGTCAAATATATgagtggatgaatgcaatgcaatgcaactgTCTCCTCTCTCACTCCACTcacgtacacacatgctaagggcagtgcctcaaagccatgacccatgggggacccgcg
This window harbors:
- the LOC132052232 gene encoding uncharacterized protein LOC132052232 isoform X1; this encodes MLERVLSLRRAASPVTDDGDGDGEGDESKTRKQLSPATRFTNYMTRTCHIWPFVFIIGLVLVVVTSFAYHSRDLVCISASSSDHISRLRFFGFEGLETDFGSLGVPWCRSKHDKSVEWTTKDLLKGLEEFVPIYETRPIKNNMYGMGFDHSFGLWFITRWLKPELMIESGTFKGHSTWVLRQAMPDTPIISITPRHPEKYLKKGPAYVDGNCTYFAGKDFVDFGSVDWAKVMKKHEIKDLSKVLIFFDDHQNELKRLKQALKAGFRHLVFEDNYDTGTGDHYSFRQMCDQFYVRGGGHSCFKDSDEARVRSRRKKFWEKAVDIEELCGPGEAWWGVRGQMRDDFNHSNKAITYAEHFQNSRFVESVLDVYWELPPVAGPSLTHQTRYDPARAQSPIIEDGRYRLFQRLGLSGLETSVFNGYTQMVYLQVSQEP
- the LOC132052232 gene encoding uncharacterized protein LOC132052232 isoform X2; translated protein: MVSKHDKSVEWTTKDLLKGLEEFVPIYETRPIKNNMYGMGFDHSFGLWFITRWLKPELMIESGTFKGHSTWVLRQAMPDTPIISITPRHPEKYLKKGPAYVDGNCTYFAGKDFVDFGSVDWAKVMKKHEIKDLSKVLIFFDDHQNELKRLKQALKAGFRHLVFEDNYDTGTGDHYSFRQMCDQFYVRGGGHSCFKDSDEARVRSRRKKFWEKAVDIEELCGPGEAWWGVRGQMRDDFNHSNKAITYAEHFQNSRFVESVLDVYWELPPVAGPSLTHQTRYDPARAQSPIIEDGRYRLFQRLGLSGLETSVFNGYTQMVYLQVSQEP